In a genomic window of Cerasicoccus sp. TK19100:
- the ubiE gene encoding bifunctional demethylmenaquinone methyltransferase/2-methoxy-6-polyprenyl-1,4-benzoquinol methylase UbiE has translation MPEGAAISQMFGQIAHRYDAANHVLSGGVDFYWRKVLVGMVAKAKPQVVVDLATGSGDVAFALRRKLPAEVNLTGLDFCEPMLDEARAKQRDQFGDEAIRFAFGDCLDLPLESESTDAITIAFGVRNFEDRLRGLREMRRSLRPGGRLFILEFSQPYTWFRPFYYFYLKCVLPPLAAIVTGKKDAYDYLACSIEGFPARETLSAQIREAGFSEVRAVPLTFGIVAIHEAIR, from the coding sequence ATGCCGGAAGGAGCCGCAATCAGCCAGATGTTTGGACAAATCGCGCATCGCTACGATGCCGCGAATCACGTGCTTAGTGGCGGGGTGGACTTCTACTGGCGCAAAGTGCTCGTGGGCATGGTTGCCAAAGCCAAGCCGCAGGTAGTCGTCGATCTGGCCACCGGTAGCGGCGATGTCGCCTTTGCCCTGCGGCGCAAGTTACCCGCCGAGGTGAATTTGACCGGCCTCGATTTTTGCGAACCGATGCTCGATGAGGCCCGCGCCAAGCAACGCGACCAGTTTGGCGACGAGGCCATCCGCTTCGCCTTTGGCGACTGCCTGGACCTGCCACTGGAAAGCGAGTCCACCGATGCGATCACGATCGCCTTTGGCGTGAGAAATTTCGAGGACCGCCTACGCGGCCTGCGCGAAATGCGCCGCTCCCTGCGCCCCGGCGGACGGCTGTTCATCCTGGAGTTTTCGCAGCCCTACACGTGGTTTCGCCCGTTTTACTATTTCTATCTGAAGTGCGTGCTGCCGCCGCTGGCTGCCATCGTGACGGGGAAAAAAGACGCCTACGACTACCTGGCGTGCTCCATCGAGGGCTTTCCGGCACGTGAGACCCTCAGCGCGCAGATTCGCGAAGCGGGCTTTAGCGAGGTGCGTGCCGTGCCGCTGACGTTTGGCATTGTGGCGATCCACGAAGCGATTCGATGA